The following are encoded in a window of Paenibacillus polymyxa genomic DNA:
- the metE gene encoding 5-methyltetrahydropteroyltriglutamate--homocysteine S-methyltransferase → MSIIEWPELSGLISSNLGYPRIGENREWKKALERFWNGSINESELQTEMKKLRLEHLSKQRNKGIDRIPVGDFSYYDHMLDTSVMFGLVPGRFNYRPAGPVPLSVYFGIARGQKGATASEMTKWMNTNYHYIVPELANAVSVFTENKPLQAYREAKQELGIDGKPVLIGPYSFVTLSKGYDRKELASIIRTFLPLYTRVLSELAAEGVQWVQIDEPVLTTSFPVEDLDIIQEVYEALNQAAPSLNIMLQTYFGSLDHYERLSALPVQGLGLDFVYDDGENLQHILQHGFPKGKTLGAGVIDGRNIWRSDLNAVAALLGQLAEQTTAEQLIVQPSCSLLHVPVSLEAEHKLDKELVQALAFADEKLEEIAILTAALGKHDPSALTKLGQSADAVARFNSSAARVQTAADLADLLAKEPLSRSVPFAERREIQQNKLKLPPLPTTTIGSFPQTAEIRKARLHYRKGEWSAEQYRTFIQQQIKEWIDIQEDIGIDVLVHGEFERTDMVEFFGEKLNGFAFTQNGWVQSYGSRCVKPPIIYGDVSFDQPMTVEETAFAQSLTSKPVKGMLTGPVTILNWSFERNDIPRSQVALQLALALRAEVEALEQAGIGMIQVDEPAIREGLPLKKEQQQAYLDWAVQAFLVTTATVEPATQIHTHMCYSEFQHMIQSISDMDADVISIETSRSHGELIVSFEDQVYDKGIGLGVYDIHSPRIPDVSEMLSMIQRALRVLPSDLFWVNPDCGLKTRTKEESVAALRQMVQAAQAARAALAVSN, encoded by the coding sequence ATGTCCATTATTGAATGGCCTGAATTGTCCGGCTTAATTAGCAGTAATCTGGGATATCCGCGTATCGGCGAAAATCGGGAATGGAAGAAAGCACTGGAACGCTTCTGGAACGGCAGCATTAACGAAAGCGAACTGCAGACGGAAATGAAAAAATTACGGTTGGAGCATCTGAGCAAGCAGCGCAATAAGGGGATTGATCGCATTCCTGTCGGAGACTTCTCCTATTACGATCACATGCTGGATACATCTGTGATGTTCGGTCTGGTTCCCGGACGGTTCAACTATCGTCCCGCGGGTCCGGTTCCTCTGTCCGTGTATTTCGGGATCGCTCGTGGACAGAAGGGAGCAACCGCCAGTGAAATGACCAAATGGATGAATACCAATTATCACTACATCGTTCCTGAATTGGCGAACGCAGTTTCGGTGTTCACTGAAAATAAACCTTTACAGGCTTATCGTGAAGCAAAACAAGAACTAGGTATTGATGGGAAACCGGTCCTCATCGGCCCCTATTCATTCGTTACCCTTTCCAAAGGCTATGATCGTAAGGAGCTTGCCTCTATTATAAGAACCTTCCTGCCTTTATACACCCGTGTCCTGTCTGAACTAGCAGCAGAAGGTGTTCAGTGGGTCCAAATCGATGAACCTGTCCTGACCACCTCATTCCCAGTAGAGGATCTGGACATTATTCAGGAAGTCTATGAAGCTTTGAACCAGGCTGCGCCCTCCTTAAATATAATGCTGCAAACCTACTTTGGCAGCCTAGATCATTATGAGCGTCTGTCCGCACTTCCGGTACAGGGGCTGGGTCTTGATTTTGTATATGATGATGGCGAAAATCTTCAGCATATATTGCAGCATGGCTTCCCTAAAGGAAAAACGCTGGGCGCTGGTGTCATTGACGGACGCAATATATGGCGCAGCGACCTGAACGCTGTAGCTGCTCTGCTGGGTCAGTTAGCAGAACAGACCACTGCCGAGCAGCTTATCGTACAGCCATCATGCAGTCTGCTTCATGTGCCAGTCAGCCTGGAGGCAGAGCACAAGCTGGACAAGGAGCTGGTACAAGCGCTGGCCTTTGCTGATGAAAAGCTAGAGGAAATCGCCATCCTGACGGCTGCACTTGGCAAACACGATCCATCCGCACTCACCAAGCTTGGACAAAGTGCAGATGCGGTAGCCCGTTTCAACAGTTCAGCGGCACGCGTACAGACAGCTGCCGATCTGGCCGACCTGTTGGCCAAAGAGCCTCTGTCACGCAGCGTTCCTTTCGCCGAGCGTCGTGAGATTCAGCAAAATAAGCTGAAGTTGCCTCCACTGCCTACGACGACCATTGGTAGCTTCCCGCAAACCGCCGAGATCCGCAAGGCCCGCCTGCACTATCGCAAAGGAGAATGGTCTGCCGAGCAATATCGAACGTTCATCCAACAGCAAATTAAGGAATGGATTGATATCCAAGAGGACATTGGCATTGATGTGCTTGTACATGGGGAATTTGAGCGGACCGACATGGTTGAATTTTTTGGTGAAAAGCTGAATGGCTTTGCTTTTACGCAAAACGGATGGGTGCAGTCCTACGGCTCCCGTTGTGTCAAACCGCCGATTATATACGGAGACGTTTCCTTCGATCAGCCCATGACCGTGGAAGAAACGGCATTCGCCCAATCGTTAACTTCCAAGCCTGTTAAGGGAATGCTTACGGGTCCTGTGACCATTTTGAACTGGTCTTTCGAACGTAATGACATTCCACGTAGTCAAGTTGCTTTACAGTTGGCTCTGGCATTACGGGCAGAGGTAGAGGCACTGGAACAAGCGGGCATCGGCATGATTCAGGTCGATGAGCCTGCAATTCGTGAAGGGCTTCCGCTGAAAAAAGAACAACAGCAAGCCTATCTGGATTGGGCGGTTCAAGCCTTCCTTGTGACCACGGCCACCGTTGAGCCAGCGACCCAAATCCATACGCATATGTGCTATTCCGAATTTCAGCATATGATTCAGTCCATCTCCGATATGGATGCCGACGTTATATCTATTGAAACCTCGCGAAGCCACGGAGAACTGATTGTCAGCTTTGAAGATCAGGTATACGACAAAGGCATCGGTCTGGGCGTGTACGATATCCACAGCCCGCGCATCCCCGATGTATCTGAAATGCTAAGCATGATCCAGCGTGCCCTGCGCGTACTGCCATCAGATTTGTTCTGGGTTAATCCGGATTGTGGTCTGAAAACCCGCACCAAAGAGGAATCTGTCGCCGCCTTGCGGCAAATGGTACAAGCAGCTCAAGCAGCCCGGGCTGCATTGGCTGTATCCAACTAA
- a CDS encoding DUF6985 domain-containing protein, giving the protein MEYSSTIHPQVLESIHHHYAGIVEKYRNAYSTWGEDPDEYAPYVERPEQLLDRIQLMSILISDSSAKDELYLNFSCSWDREHGLGVHMKQMKMEHIQGVYTLYDLE; this is encoded by the coding sequence ATGGAATATTCGTCAACTATTCATCCTCAAGTGTTGGAGTCCATACACCATCATTATGCTGGCATAGTGGAAAAGTACCGGAATGCTTACAGTACATGGGGAGAGGACCCAGATGAATATGCGCCTTATGTGGAGCGACCGGAACAATTGTTGGATCGAATACAGCTTATGTCTATACTGATTTCCGACTCATCGGCAAAGGATGAACTGTATTTGAATTTTAGTTGCTCCTGGGATCGAGAACATGGCTTAGGCGTACATATGAAGCAGATGAAAATGGAGCATATTCAAGGCGTATATACATTATATGATCTAGAATAA
- a CDS encoding PadR family transcriptional regulator has translation MNVNIQFKKGVLELCVLVLIGRRDRYGYELAQAVSRHIEVAEGALYPLLRRLVSEGYCTTYLQESTEGPPRKYYRLTDTGSHYTKILTREWNDFVHHVASLLEEGNSDE, from the coding sequence GTGAATGTGAACATCCAATTCAAAAAAGGGGTACTGGAACTGTGCGTTCTAGTTCTAATTGGACGCAGAGACCGTTATGGCTACGAGTTGGCTCAAGCCGTCTCCCGTCATATTGAAGTAGCTGAGGGAGCCCTATATCCACTGCTTCGCCGTCTGGTATCAGAAGGATACTGCACAACGTATTTACAGGAATCGACCGAGGGGCCTCCCCGTAAATATTATCGGCTGACTGATACTGGAAGCCATTATACAAAAATACTTACGCGGGAATGGAATGATTTTGTCCATCATGTCGCAAGCCTACTGGAGGAAGGAAATTCCGATGAATAG
- a CDS encoding DUF1700 domain-containing protein yields MNRKQFLTEVEQRLSPLPAEVRNELLSDLSQHFDYGLVNGKSESEIANELGNPEDIAREALDDPNAAWNASPPLRQGSFARNLFTFLGLLFLNLLISIPIMATLWVVWVSLTVVAVSFIAAPLLAVTDYALNSTFYPAKFFFSITLTGIGLLLLPGVRYLLLLMVKGTVRYWKWNQTTLRGAY; encoded by the coding sequence ATGAATAGAAAACAGTTTCTTACAGAGGTGGAGCAGCGTCTTTCTCCTCTCCCTGCAGAGGTACGCAATGAGCTGCTTAGTGATTTGAGCCAGCATTTTGACTACGGGTTGGTCAATGGAAAAAGCGAAAGTGAGATTGCCAATGAGCTGGGTAACCCAGAGGATATTGCCCGAGAAGCGTTGGATGATCCTAATGCAGCCTGGAACGCTTCTCCTCCGCTTCGCCAGGGAAGCTTCGCACGCAATCTTTTTACTTTCTTAGGACTGCTGTTTCTCAACTTGCTGATCTCCATCCCGATTATGGCTACCCTATGGGTAGTATGGGTTTCATTGACCGTGGTAGCGGTCAGCTTCATTGCAGCCCCCCTTCTCGCCGTTACTGATTATGCGCTGAACAGCACCTTTTACCCGGCCAAATTCTTTTTCTCTATCACGTTGACGGGTATAGGTCTATTGCTGCTGCCTGGAGTACGTTATCTCTTACTCCTTATGGTCAAAGGCACAGTACGATACTGGAAATGGAATCAGACTACCCTGAGGGGAGCTTACTAA
- a CDS encoding DUF4097 family beta strand repeat-containing protein, translating into MNKKWFIAAGLCIVIGVAGMVAYGAPWSQQVMKETTAINKKWTFTRGQLQKLKVDSSDDVSILFTPGSGDQGAIRISGEVQTKVADQIHNARIENGKLTIQSEPAASLSFLSITPDLDQTITVEMPSGETLTDLQVDAHSGNVKLQDASVQNTSITATSGTAEITNLQSTHLIANLTSGNFTASQLAADMELKLTSGDVTIRDYSGNGLISLTSGETNITQRAVANLEVNADSGDVKIKQAPDFKGVYNVHSDSGSIDTPESVPGSVNVIKVETTSGDINISK; encoded by the coding sequence ATGAATAAAAAGTGGTTTATTGCAGCAGGTCTGTGCATTGTGATCGGTGTAGCCGGAATGGTGGCTTACGGTGCCCCATGGAGTCAACAAGTCATGAAGGAAACAACTGCGATTAACAAAAAATGGACGTTCACACGTGGTCAGCTACAGAAGCTGAAAGTGGACAGTTCTGATGATGTCTCTATTTTGTTTACTCCCGGCTCTGGCGACCAAGGTGCGATACGCATTAGTGGAGAAGTTCAGACAAAGGTAGCCGACCAAATTCATAATGCCCGAATTGAGAACGGTAAGCTTACGATTCAATCGGAGCCGGCCGCTTCCTTGTCATTTCTTTCGATCACCCCTGATTTGGATCAAACGATTACCGTAGAGATGCCCTCCGGCGAAACACTAACTGACCTACAGGTAGATGCACATTCAGGGAATGTAAAACTTCAAGATGCCTCCGTGCAGAATACTTCCATCACCGCTACTTCAGGCACTGCCGAGATTACAAACCTCCAAAGTACCCACCTGATCGCAAATTTAACATCCGGCAATTTTACAGCCAGTCAGCTTGCAGCAGATATGGAGTTGAAGCTTACTTCAGGCGATGTTACCATCCGCGATTATAGCGGTAATGGCCTTATTTCCCTAACCTCAGGGGAGACAAATATTACGCAACGCGCCGTAGCCAACTTGGAAGTGAATGCTGATTCTGGTGACGTGAAGATTAAACAAGCTCCCGATTTTAAAGGTGTTTATAATGTCCACTCTGACTCTGGGAGTATAGATACTCCCGAATCTGTTCCCGGTAGTGTGAACGTGATAAAGGTAGAAACCACCTCAGGGGATATTAATATTTCCAAATAG